TGAAAATGATTCTGATGGACGGCAAGTTTGAGGACAAGCAAATTGCCCCTGCCGGAATTCTGGACATCGTGAGCCACAACGCCCTTGCCGATAGCGTCGGAGCAGAAACCGCCCTCGGCTGGGAGCTGAACGCAACCAAGTTCATGGGCACAAAGGTCTCACCACAAGCATTCGGCAAGACAGGATTCACGGGTGCAAGCATCGTCGCCGACCCGGACAAGGGAGGCGCCATCATTCTCCTTAGCAACTTCACCTACCCGCACCGCGAACCGAACGCCGACAGGATTCACGCATTCCGCGCCACACTTGCAGACGCGTTCTTTGGCGCAATTTCGGAATAAAAGGAGAAGCCCGCTCGATGGCGGGCTTGACAAGTTCTACAATCGATAGATCCTTCGACTTCGCTCAGGATGACACATTAGCGGCCAGCGGCCTTGCGGAGCATTTCCTTGCGCTGAGCTTCAGCAAACATCTTTGCCATTTCCATGCGGTTGTCAAGGATTTCCTTTTTCTTGGTTTCTTCCTTGCAGTTCACGCACTTGGTAGCAGTCGGTACGGCCATAAGTCTCGCCTTCGGAATCAGCTGTCCACAAATCTTGCAAACGCCGAAAGTTCCATTCTTGATGCGCTTAAGAGCTTCTTCCAAATAAACGAGGTACTTGCCTTCGCGGGCTGCCAATGAAAGGTTGGTTTCGAGCGAGTTGATATCCGTTGCAGAATCTGCACCTTCGGAATCGCCACCGTCACCGGACTGATTCTTCTGGTCCAAAAACACGTTAGCCTTTTCAGAATCGCTCTGGGCGGTCACAAGCTCGCGTCTTTTTTCCAAAAGCATTTCTTCAAAAAACTTAAGATCAGCATCGCTCATCTTTACGGGTTTCTTCTCAGCCATATTAAACTCCTTCTTTGTGAGTTACACTGTAATAAGTACCGCTTTAAATTATCTTTTTTTTACAAAAAAGAACAATTAAAATAATATTTTTCAAAAAAAAATGTTGATAAGTCGGTAAAAAAGGAGTTGTCCGGCTAGAATATATCCACGTTGAGCTTGAGACCGTCTTTTTTGACACCACTGAGCAACGTGTCGAAGTCTTTTTTCAGGACATCAAAATCCTTATTCAGCTTGGAAGACCCATCGAGGAACATCCTTGCCGAGCCTTCGCTTTCGTCAAACTTGGTGACAATGGCGAGCGCCTCGTTCTTAGAAACTTCAACACGGTCCAACAGTGCACGCACGCGGTCCATAGCTTCGTTTGCCTTTGTCGCAGTTTCGCCACCGCGATCCGAAAGTTCCTGCAACGAGCGTTCAAGATTTTCACCTGCCGCCTGGTAACCGTCGAGAAGCTCATCCACCATGGATTTCCACTTGCGGATATCGGCATTGGTCACGCGCAAAAGCTTCTTGACCTTCTTGCCGACACGGTCCAAGCGCTTGCCCGTCTCGCCCACTGTTATCGAATCACAAAAATCGGTGATGGTCTGCTTGATATCGCCAATGTCCTTGAAAACTTCGGCAAGATTCTTCGAAATTCCGGAAGTACCTTCATCGTAAAGACCGCTTACGGTATCGCCATCTGCCACAAGTTTGCTCGAATTGCCGGTAATGATGCTCATTTCGCGTTCGCCCATGAGGCCCGCCGTCACAAGTCGGAATTCAGAGTTCACAGGAATCTTTGCTTCGGCAAGTACGCGTGCAGAGACATAGACCGCTTCGTCCGTAAGCTTCACATCGACAATCTCGCCCATCGCAATGCCACGGACGCGCACAAGGTTCCCTGGAGAAAGCGTACCGATAGTCTCGTATTTTACGACAAACGTATAGCGCTTGTGGTACGGGCTAGACGGATGGTAATAATAAATCGCCAGCCCACACGAGACCACGATAATGAGAAAAATAAGACTTGCTACAAAATTTTTTTTGATTTTAAACAGCAAACTATTCATAGAAAGACCAGTTCTGCGGATTAAAATCTAGCAAATCATCGGTGAATTCGCCCTTCGCCTTCGCCTTAATCTTTTGCAATAACGACTCGTTGAAATCCTTTGCCACGTTCTGGCCGCTCATTTTCATGAGGGCATTCATCGCAATGACTTCGGAAATCACAGTCATGTTCTTGCCGGGCGCCACAGGGAGCACCACCTTCGGGATGTTCACGCCCATGACGTTTTCTTCCATCTCATTTAAGCCAGTGCGTTCGTACGAGACGTCTTGACGCCACTGCTGGAGCTCGACAATCATTTCAATTTTCTTGACTTTGCGAATCGCGTGGATACCGAACATCGAACGGATGTCCAAGATGCCCACACCGCGAATTTCCATGTGATGGCGGATCAACGGATCTGGACGGCCAATAATCGACTTGCCCACATGGCTGATGTGAACAACATCGTCTGCCACCATGCGGTGCCCACTTTCGACAAGGTCGAGCACGCATTCGGACTTACCGACGTTACTGTCGCCCACGTAGAGCATGCCCACGCCATAAACGTCCACGAGGCTTCCGTGAATAATGGCATGCGGCGCAAAGAACTCGTCGAGAATTCTCTGGCCCATCTTGAAAAATTCAAAAGTATGGAGCGTCGTCGAGAACAGCGGGATGTGCAAACGGTTGCACATATTCCTAAGTTCATCGTGCGGGGTCTGTGCATGCGTCACGACCCACATCGGGGCACGGAACACAGACAAGTTCTCGAAAATTTTCGCACGCGCTTCAGGGCCGACCGACTCGAGGTAATTCCATTCCGTGTGTCCAATGACCTGAATCTGCTGCGAACTATAAACTTTAGTATAACCCGCCATGGCAAGGCCAGGGCGGTGAATTCCGCTTTCTTCGATGCAGGATTCCATATCCTCATCGGGGCAATGTTGCACCATCTGCAAATCTTTGCCGTAGCGGATAAAAAAGTCCCGCACCGGGAAGCGTTCCCGATGCAGGATCTTGATGTCATTTAATCTATCAGCCATTAGGTGAGTTCAGAAACCGGCTGAGATCTGTGATCGTTCTGCTTGTCGTTGGCCTTCTTGAGCTGGACCTTGATACGTTCAAGCGTGACATCGACAGCCTTGCCCATGTTTTCTTCGTCGGCAGAAGCGACAATGACGGAACCTGTGATGTTGACAGAAATTTCGCAATGACGCTGGTGTTCAACTTCGTGGTCGAGAATTACAGAGGCGCTAGTGATATTCGGGTAAAATTTGGCCAACTTATCCATTTCTTCCTGAATACGGTCCTGAAGACCTGCCGATGCGTTAAAATGACGAGCAGAAAACTGAATATCCATGATAAACCTCCGTATGTTAATGTTACGATTTATTTACGTTTAAAAACACTTTGGAACTACCGTTCCGCAATTAAAGTATATACATCTTTTTTTTTCAAAAGTCCACAACTAAATTGGATTTTGCAAAAAAATTCGTTCCATCTTGGAATATTTGCTATAGCGAATTGCCGAAATTTCGCTTTTTTTAGCGTTTTCTTTGGTTCTTGGGCAAAATCTTGAGCTCTTTTTCGCGGTATTTGGCGACTGTACGGCGTGCCACCTTGATTCCCTGCTTCAAAAGCTCGTCGCTGATGTCCTGATCGGAGAGCGGAGAGGACTTGTCTTCTTCGTCAATGAGCGTCTTGATGGCATCGATAATCTGCGCAGAACCGACTTCTTCGGCATCCGGAGCTGTGCCCTGCTTCACACCCGATGTAAAGAATTGTTTAAGTTCGTAGATGCCGTAAGGCGTTTCCACGTACTTTTTGTCGGTCGCACGCTGCACCGTGCTCACAGCTAAATGAACATCGTCGGCCACATCCTGGAGGATCATCGGCTTGAGGAATGCGGGGCCGTTTTCGAAGAATCCGCGCTGGCGTTTGACAATCGAGCGCATCACAAGCTCAATCGTCGAGAAGCGGTTATCGACCGCCTTGATGAGGTCCGTTGCCTTCGCTAGCTGCGCCTTCACATATTCCTTGTCCTGCTTCGATGCAGACGGGTCCGTAAGAATCGCCTTGTACGTCTGGTTGATGCGGAGCGACTTCTGCATCTTGGTCTTAAAGCAGACGACTTCGTAATTGCCCTTCTTTTCGACGACTTTCAAATCCGCATTGATAATGTGCGAATACGAATGCGAAAGCTGGAAGCCCGGATGCGGACGCAAACGCGAGAGGCTTGCGACAGCCGTCTTGACTTCGTCGGCGGAAACGTTCAACGCCTTTGCAATTTTTGCATAGCGGAGCTGCAAGAGGTTCTCGTATTCTTCTTCGAGAATGCGGATGGCAAGGCTCGGGAAATTTGGAATCGCGTACGCCTGGATGAGGAAGCATTCACGCTGGTCGCGGGCACCAATGCCGCTCGGCTTGAAGGACTGCAAAACGTGAACGGCTTCGCGCACCGGGAGGCTTGCGTCTTCGAGCTTGAGTTCCCCGCGGAGCATGCGTTCAATCTCGTCGATGTACTTGTCGTCCGACTGGACAACCATCGCTTCGGATTCATTGTCGCGGTTTGCATCGCAAAGGAATCCATCGTCATTAATGGAGTTGATGAGGTACTGGACCAGCTTGCGAAAATGTTCTTCAGTCACGCCGTTTTCTTGCAACTGTTCCTGCAATTCACGGGTGCCGTTCCAAAGTCGGAGCTGGTCTTCGAGCTGTTCCTGCAAGCTCTTGCCCACGTCCTTGATCGGGCGGTCCCAATCTTCGTCCGGGTCCTTCCCGCCAGAATTCAAATCGTTAAAGGGAGCGTCATCGTACGATGTGCCATCGCCCAAATAGCTATCCCAGTTCACATCCGAAGATTCCCCATCGAGGTAACTGCTATCGACATCGGCGGTATCGTCCAAAGAACCGCGAGCCTTGTCCTCGATATCATCGGGAATTTCATCGGAATCGTTTGCTCTCGGGTCGAGTTCTTCGGGGTCCTTGTCGACGGGAACTTCCTGATCGTCAAAGTCGCCATCGTCCACTTCCAAAAGCGGGTTGACTTCGACTTCTTCCTTGATGGCGGTTTCCAGTTCCTGCGAAGTTTTCTGAAGCATCTTCACAGACTGGAGAAGCGCAGGAGATAGAGTCTGCTCCTGCGTCTGTCCGATATTTGCCTGCATTCCAAGATTCATAAAAACTCCTAATCCAAGCGGAAAGAATCACCGAGATAAATGCGACGTGCTTCTGGGTCTTCGGCCAAGTGTTGCGAAGAACCTTCCGTGAGCACCTGGCTCTTGTACATAATGTAGGCGCGGTCCGTAATCGAAAGCGTTTCGCGAACGTTGTGGTCCGTAATGAGCACGCCCATGCCGCGGTCCTTGAGTTCCGAAATAATGGACTGGATGTCGGCAACGGCAATCGGGTCAATGCCTGCAAACGGTTCGTCGAGCAAGAGGAACGACGGATCGCTTGCCAGCGCTCGTGCAATTTCCAAGCGGCGGCGTTCGCCACCGGAGCAACTCATGGATTTCGTCTTGCGGATGTGCGTAATCTTGAATTCTTCGAGGAGCTGTTCCAACTTCTTTTTGCGCTCGGCACGCTTCATGTCTTGCGTTTCGAGGATCGCCATGATGTTGTCTTCAACGGAGAGCTTACGGAAGATGGAAGCTTCTTGCGGGAGGTAACCCACACCGAGACGGGCGCGCTTGTACATCGGCTTGTCCGTCATCTCGATATCGTCCAAAAAGATGTGACCTGCATCCGGGCGGACCATGCCCACAATCATGTAGAACGTGGTCGTCTTGCCGGCACCGTTCGGGCCGAGGAGCCCGACAATTTCGCCCTGCGAAACTTGAATGGAGACATCACTCACCACCTGGCGGTGGCCATAAATCTTGCGCAGCTTGTCGGTGCGTATCGTGCTAACCAAATTTTTCACTGTGCGTCCTCCGTTTTCGCAGTTTCGTCCGTCGACTTTGCCTTGTTTTTACGGCGGCCAAAAATGTTTCTCATTTTACGGTCTTTAAAAACTTTATCAACTTTTGCCGAATCGGCTGCAGTCAAATTCTTTTTCACGCTCGGATCTTTTGCGGCAAGCGAATCAAGCCTTGCGAGCGAATCCTTCTTGGCATTTTCCGCAATGCGGTTCGCCTTTTCCAAGTCGATAAATCGCCCACTTGCGTTTGTCTTTCTGCCCATGAGCTTGAGCGACTTCACCGCGTTCTTTTGAGCATCGAACAAGATGTGAATCGTGTCGCCCGTCGCTTCGTTCTTGCCAGAGACCGTCCTATCCTTTTTCACATAGAAGTAGGTGCTCTGAGCTTTGCCCGAAACAATCGCGCGGTCCATGCGGCCCTTTTTAAAATACAAATCGAGACGGTCGCCGTCCATCAAATTGCGGTATTCTTTTAAATCCGTTTCGTAGAAAAATCCCTTGGCGTTCACGTTCACGTAAAGGCGTTCAATTTTTCCTTTTTTGAATTCGCAGTAAAGCGTATCGCCGAAGGCTTCGGTCACGTTGCCGGGATTGCCTCGTTTCGGGGCTTCGTTCTGGATGCCGTGTGCGTTGCGGATCACGAGTGCGGACTTGAGCATCTTGCCCGTCTCGTCGAGCACGAGGAATATGGAGTCGCCCGTGAGGTGGTAATTTTTCATATCGCAAGTCGGGTGGCCCTTCAGGCTGAGCCAATTATCTTTGCGATTAAAGTAACCCGTATCGCAAGTGACCACGAGATCTTTCTGCGTGAGCTTCACATCTTGATAGGCTTGCGCAAAACTGTTCTTCTTGTCGAAAATGAGGGAGCGCGAAGAAATCGTTACGGTATCAATCGTACCATTTTTCTGCTTTTCGTACTGATAAAGTCTCGGCGACATCGGAATTGTCACGATGTCTTCTTTGCGGTCGTACTTGAGGTACTGACCGGTCATGAGGTAGTTGCCTGCGGAATCGCCTGCGCTCACTTCGCCAGAGGCAATCGCAATTTCGCTCTTTCTTTGGTAAGAGCCGTTCCTTGCGCGCACAAATCCAGACGGATGCGTGAAGAGGAACCCGCCGCCACATTCAACTGTTTCGGTGTTACGGTTCCAGGAGGCGCGCTGCGTCTTGAACGCAACACTATCGTGAACAAAGTGGACATTGCCGGTCAAGAGGAGAGTTCCGCGCTTGCGGGACACGTCGAGGTTGTCGGCGTGGTACATGATGAGCGGCGAGGACTGCGCAAATGCGAAATTAGCCGCAAAAATCAATGCGACGATGGAAAGGAGTGCGCGGAAATTCATTACGGCATCCCTGCCTTTGGCCTAAACGGGAGACCGCGCGGCGGAGCCTTCCTGGACGGTGACGAGGCAGGCTTTGCAGCCTGCGATGACGAGGACGGCGGATTGCTTAAACGTTCCGCCTCAGCCTGTCGTTTGTCTTCATCCTTCATGCGCTTTGCCGCATCCTGGAAAATACCCGTCACGTTCGAAAGGATTTTCCAGTTGTCGAACTGCGCATCGCTTTCAAAACCGACACCTTGCAACACGTCGCCGTCTTCGGAGACAACGCGCACATAGCTTGCGGTTCTGACCAAATTATCCTTCTTATTCCAAAGGAGCGAATCGGCACGGACCGAGGCGCCCTTCGGAGTCAGCGCATAAACGTGGCCGTAAGCGTAAACGTACGTGAACGTCATGTCGAGACTGCCGGAGTCCGCACGCAAGAACGCCACGCGCTCGCCGATGGAATCGTAAATGTCCACGAACACCGGACGCACCGTCACGATTTCCTTGTCGGCCCAGCGTTCCAGATAAGCGGTTTTCAATCGCCAGTTGAGCACGCCCTTGTCGTAGCTGTCGAGAAGAGTCGTATCGGTAAAGAGCATCTGCGGGCGCTCGACACGAATCCAAGGCTTGGGTTCTTCGATTTCTTCGCAACCGAGCAAAAATGGAGCAAGAATGGCACATGCGAAAACGCCCCACAAGCGAGATGCCTTGCGAGACACATTACGAGATGCACGGGATGCACAACAAGACGCCGCCGGGCGAGATGTCGGCGCAAACGCATTTTGGACATTCTGAATATTCTGCAAAAATTGTGCCACAAACACAAATTACAAATATAAAAGCACGTTATTTAGGGTTTTCTCGGAAATTTGAGGGAATTTGGGCGATTTTCCTCGTGACAAGCTCCATTTCAGCAGGACTCAATCCGAGATATTCGTCAACATCCCCTACTTTCCACCCTTTCTTTTCCAACTTTCGTTTCTTTAATTTGTCCATAAGCTAAAATCTTCCTCATTTCAGTCATTTTTTCTTCTTTCGTTCCACATCCAACAGAATTTCCGACTGAAGAAATTCTGCGTATTCCTTTTCAAAAGCCATCTTCTGTTTCAGGTCAGACATAACCCTTTCAAAAGTTGATTTCATCTTTTTCATGACAGACGCACTCCTCATACTAAAAGTATCATCCCTTTAATGTGGAGTCAAGGGAGCGATTTTCAAGAGATAACCAAAATATTCATTACAGCTAATATCAAAAGTATTGATTTGTAATGACATTTATAGTATATTTAATAAAAAAAAGGAGTCGAACATGGCGACATTGCAATTAAGAGTAGATGATGAATTGAAGAAAAAGTCAGACGACTTGTTCCAATCGCTTGGTTTGGACACATCCACCGCTATTCGCATTTTTTTGACATTCGCTATCGAAAAGAACGGCATTCCATTCGATGTCCGCCACGCCCCTGAAGATTTATCTCTTGAAAAGGCGATTAGTGATACGCGGAAGCAAGAGAATCTACACGGTCCCTATTCATCTGCGCAAGAAGCAGTAGCCTCCATGCTGGAGGATTAAGTTTGTACCAAATCAAATATACCAACAGAATGAAGCACGACGTCAAGACCATGCAAAAACGAGGCAAAGATTTAAACAAGCTCGTTTCTGTTCTTGACAAACTATCAAAAAACATTCCTCTCCCTCCCAAGTGTCATGACCACCAACTTGTCGGCAGTTTGAAAGACTTTAGAGAATGCCACATTGAACCCGATTGGCTTTTGATGTACCAAATAATCAACGACGAACTAATCCTTTCCGCTACCGCAACAGGAACACACGCTGATTTATTCGGGAAATAACACAATAAAGAAAAAAGGACTGCTCGGGGGCAGTCCTTTTGAAATGTTACTGGATCCTTCACTTCGTTCAGGATGACGAGTGAAAGCGGCGTCAGGATGACGCTATAAAAAAGGCGACCCCAGCACAGTGGCCGGGGTGACATTGTAAAGGTGATCCCGCAACAAGTGCGGGAATGACAACGCTAATTAGCCTTCTCGGCCGAGCATGAATGCCTTCTTGTTGCCTTCGTGGAACTTTTCGGCAAAGAGCTTGTTCAAAGCGACCATCCACTGATCGACGGTGAAGTCGAAGTGCTTGGAGAGCTTGCCGAGCATGGCGACGTTCAAAGCCTTCACGTTTTCGAGCTTCGAAACATCGATGTCCGCCGGCGTGAGGAGCACGCCGCCCTGCTTCATGTAGGCTTCGTTCACGACAACCTGCGTCTCGTCAAAGACGACGAGGTAGTCGGCTTCGCCGCACGGGATCATCGGGGACTGCACTTCTTCATCTTTTGCAAAACGCACGTCAGAAGCAATGGAACCGCCGCGCTGGCTCATGCCATGGACTTCGGCTTTCTTCACGTCGTAACCTTGTTCGAAAACAAGTTCGGCCATCACGTCACTAGCCTTGATAACACCTGTGCCACCGAGGCCTGCAAATTTAACGTTCATTACGCTCATAATTATTCAACCTCTCTATTAAAAGTTATTGTTCTTCTTGGCAGCGGCTTCTGCTTCGGCAAGTGCCTTTTCGGCCTTTTCCTTGTTCGCCTTGTCCCAGGCAAGGATGCTCTTGAGGGCGAGAATGCAGGGGCTCTTAGCAACGATAAGCGTGAGTTCGTCCTTTTCGAGGGATTCCTTCACGAGGCGCTTGAATTCTTCCGGTTCCTTGACCTGGTTCACTTCATAGACGTTGTCGAAACCGGCGACCTTTGCGACTTCCTTGTAGTCAATCTTGTATGCCGGAGAGTGGTCGAGGTGACGGCCCGTACCCGGGTGTTCCTGCTGACCGGTCATAGCGGTAATGCTGTTGTCGAGAATGATGACGACATGGCCAGTTTCCGGGCGGTTGTAACCCGCTTCCACAAGGCCGGTGATGCCGCTGTGAACAAACGTAGAGTCGCCAATCACGGAGACAACGCGCTTTGCCTGTTCGCGCGGAAGCACGTTACGGAGACCGATACCCATACCGATTGCGGCACCCATGTCAATCATGTAGTCCATGGCGCTGATCGGCGGGAGAGCGGCGAGCGTGTAGCAGCCGATGTCACCGGAAACGATGCAGTCGAGTTCCTTGAGAACTGCGAAGGAACTGCGGTGCGGGCAGCCCGGGCAAAGCATAGGCGGCTTACCCTTGACCGGAACCGGATCCGGGTTCTTGTCGCCTGCGATAATGCGGCGGACGCGGTTCACGTCGAGTTCACCAAAGCGGAAAATCGGGTCAAACTTGCTTTCGCACTGGATGCCAGCGGCCTTGATGTTTTCAGCAAGCCACGGGTCGTTTTCTTCGATGACCATGAGGCGCTTGCCTTCGAACTTCTTGGCGAAATCCTTGATGAGCTGCATCGGAAGCGGGTAGGTCATACCGAGCTTGAGGATGCTTGCTTCCGGGGCGGCTTCGCGGACGTGGTGGTAGCTGATGCCGCTCACGATGATACCGAAATCAGCGCTACGCATTTCGACCTTGTTCGGGCCTTCAGCAACGTTCCAGGCTTCCATTTCGTCCATCTTGGCGCGGAGGCGACGGCCAGCCGGCTTCGAGAAGCCAGGCACCATCACGTGCTGGGCGATGTTGCGTTCAAAGTTCGGCACCATTGCCGGGAGTTCTTCCTTCGGCACGACGATAGACTTGGAATGGTCCACACGGGTGGTCATGCGGAGGATGACAGGAATCTTGAACTTTTCGCTCGTCTGCATGGCGATACGGAAGAAATCATAGGCTTCCTGGGAGTTGGACGGTTCGAACATCGGGCAAACGGATGCCTTAGCGTGATTACGCGTATCCTGTTCGTTCTGGGAGCTGCCCTGACCCGGGTCATCGGCAACAATCCACACCATGCCGCCATCGACACCCGTGTAAGTTGCAGTATAGAGAACATCACTTGCCACATTCAAGCCAACCATCTTCATGGTGACAACACTGCGGGCGTGTCCAAAAGCGGCACCGAGAGCGACTTCGGCAGCGACCTTTTCGTTCGGAGCCCACTGGGCATAGCCACCCAGTTCAGAGTAATCTTCCAAGATTTCGGTGGACGGAGTTCCCGGATAACCTGCGGCAAGCTGTACATTGCAATGACGCATGGAAAGGGAAATGGCTTCGTTGCCCGAAATCAGCATCTTTTTCGCATTTGGATCAAAAGCTGGCATGATATTCCTTTTTTGTTTTAATC
This genomic stretch from Fibrobacter sp. UWB2 harbors:
- the lptB gene encoding LPS export ABC transporter ATP-binding protein, whose amino-acid sequence is MVSTIRTDKLRKIYGHRQVVSDVSIQVSQGEIVGLLGPNGAGKTTTFYMIVGMVRPDAGHIFLDDIEMTDKPMYKRARLGVGYLPQEASIFRKLSVEDNIMAILETQDMKRAERKKKLEQLLEEFKITHIRKTKSMSCSGGERRRLEIARALASDPSFLLLDEPFAGIDPIAVADIQSIISELKDRGMGVLITDHNVRETLSITDRAYIMYKSQVLTEGSSQHLAEDPEARRIYLGDSFRLD
- the rpoN gene encoding RNA polymerase factor sigma-54, translating into MNLGMQANIGQTQEQTLSPALLQSVKMLQKTSQELETAIKEEVEVNPLLEVDDGDFDDQEVPVDKDPEELDPRANDSDEIPDDIEDKARGSLDDTADVDSSYLDGESSDVNWDSYLGDGTSYDDAPFNDLNSGGKDPDEDWDRPIKDVGKSLQEQLEDQLRLWNGTRELQEQLQENGVTEEHFRKLVQYLINSINDDGFLCDANRDNESEAMVVQSDDKYIDEIERMLRGELKLEDASLPVREAVHVLQSFKPSGIGARDQRECFLIQAYAIPNFPSLAIRILEEEYENLLQLRYAKIAKALNVSADEVKTAVASLSRLRPHPGFQLSHSYSHIINADLKVVEKKGNYEVVCFKTKMQKSLRINQTYKAILTDPSASKQDKEYVKAQLAKATDLIKAVDNRFSTIELVMRSIVKRQRGFFENGPAFLKPMILQDVADDVHLAVSTVQRATDKKYVETPYGIYELKQFFTSGVKQGTAPDAEEVGSAQIIDAIKTLIDEEDKSSPLSDQDISDELLKQGIKVARRTVAKYREKELKILPKNQRKR
- a CDS encoding thiamine pyrophosphate-dependent enzyme; its protein translation is MPAFDPNAKKMLISGNEAISLSMRHCNVQLAAGYPGTPSTEILEDYSELGGYAQWAPNEKVAAEVALGAAFGHARSVVTMKMVGLNVASDVLYTATYTGVDGGMVWIVADDPGQGSSQNEQDTRNHAKASVCPMFEPSNSQEAYDFFRIAMQTSEKFKIPVILRMTTRVDHSKSIVVPKEELPAMVPNFERNIAQHVMVPGFSKPAGRRLRAKMDEMEAWNVAEGPNKVEMRSADFGIIVSGISYHHVREAAPEASILKLGMTYPLPMQLIKDFAKKFEGKRLMVIEENDPWLAENIKAAGIQCESKFDPIFRFGELDVNRVRRIIAGDKNPDPVPVKGKPPMLCPGCPHRSSFAVLKELDCIVSGDIGCYTLAALPPISAMDYMIDMGAAIGMGIGLRNVLPREQAKRVVSVIGDSTFVHSGITGLVEAGYNRPETGHVVIILDNSITAMTGQQEHPGTGRHLDHSPAYKIDYKEVAKVAGFDNVYEVNQVKEPEEFKRLVKESLEKDELTLIVAKSPCILALKSILAWDKANKEKAEKALAEAEAAAKKNNNF
- the hpf gene encoding ribosome hibernation-promoting factor, HPF/YfiA family, with product MDIQFSARHFNASAGLQDRIQEEMDKLAKFYPNITSASVILDHEVEHQRHCEISVNITGSVIVASADEENMGKAVDVTLERIKVQLKKANDKQNDHRSQPVSELT
- a CDS encoding type II toxin-antitoxin system RelB/DinJ family antitoxin, whose translation is MATLQLRVDDELKKKSDDLFQSLGLDTSTAIRIFLTFAIEKNGIPFDVRHAPEDLSLEKAISDTRKQENLHGPYSSAQEAVASMLED
- a CDS encoding 2-oxoacid:acceptor oxidoreductase family protein, which codes for MSVMNVKFAGLGGTGVIKASDVMAELVFEQGYDVKKAEVHGMSQRGGSIASDVRFAKDEEVQSPMIPCGEADYLVVFDETQVVVNEAYMKQGGVLLTPADIDVSKLENVKALNVAMLGKLSKHFDFTVDQWMVALNKLFAEKFHEGNKKAFMLGREG
- a CDS encoding MlaD family protein, with the translated sequence MVSCGLAIYYYHPSSPYHKRYTFVVKYETIGTLSPGNLVRVRGIAMGEIVDVKLTDEAVYVSARVLAEAKIPVNSEFRLVTAGLMGEREMSIITGNSSKLVADGDTVSGLYDEGTSGISKNLAEVFKDIGDIKQTITDFCDSITVGETGKRLDRVGKKVKKLLRVTNADIRKWKSMVDELLDGYQAAGENLERSLQELSDRGGETATKANEAMDRVRALLDRVEVSKNEALAIVTKFDESEGSARMFLDGSSKLNKDFDVLKKDFDTLLSGVKKDGLKLNVDIF
- a CDS encoding type II toxin-antitoxin system YafQ family toxin, producing the protein MYQIKYTNRMKHDVKTMQKRGKDLNKLVSVLDKLSKNIPLPPKCHDHQLVGSLKDFRECHIEPDWLLMYQIINDELILSATATGTHADLFGK
- the lptC gene encoding LPS export ABC transporter periplasmic protein LptC, which produces MAQFLQNIQNVQNAFAPTSRPAASCCASRASRNVSRKASRLWGVFACAILAPFLLGCEEIEEPKPWIRVERPQMLFTDTTLLDSYDKGVLNWRLKTAYLERWADKEIVTVRPVFVDIYDSIGERVAFLRADSGSLDMTFTYVYAYGHVYALTPKGASVRADSLLWNKKDNLVRTASYVRVVSEDGDVLQGVGFESDAQFDNWKILSNVTGIFQDAAKRMKDEDKRQAEAERLSNPPSSSSQAAKPASSPSRKAPPRGLPFRPKAGMP
- a CDS encoding TraR/DksA C4-type zinc finger protein, with the translated sequence MAEKKPVKMSDADLKFFEEMLLEKRRELVTAQSDSEKANVFLDQKNQSGDGGDSEGADSATDINSLETNLSLAAREGKYLVYLEEALKRIKNGTFGVCKICGQLIPKARLMAVPTATKCVNCKEETKKKEILDNRMEMAKMFAEAQRKEMLRKAAGR
- the hprK gene encoding HPr(Ser) kinase/phosphatase is translated as MADRLNDIKILHRERFPVRDFFIRYGKDLQMVQHCPDEDMESCIEESGIHRPGLAMAGYTKVYSSQQIQVIGHTEWNYLESVGPEARAKIFENLSVFRAPMWVVTHAQTPHDELRNMCNRLHIPLFSTTLHTFEFFKMGQRILDEFFAPHAIIHGSLVDVYGVGMLYVGDSNVGKSECVLDLVESGHRMVADDVVHISHVGKSIIGRPDPLIRHHMEIRGVGILDIRSMFGIHAIRKVKKIEMIVELQQWRQDVSYERTGLNEMEENVMGVNIPKVVLPVAPGKNMTVISEVIAMNALMKMSGQNVAKDFNESLLQKIKAKAKGEFTDDLLDFNPQNWSFYE